The proteins below come from a single Alosa sapidissima isolate fAloSap1 chromosome 23, fAloSap1.pri, whole genome shotgun sequence genomic window:
- the LOC121698292 gene encoding adhesion G-protein coupled receptor G7-like yields MQSFPFIPVLLSETTSITHTPTTTTPTTTPPIQPPLVCLNDGLLQNGVCICPDEWTGVACSIANFCNKTILEGFEFQQTVIGWPAYSSETCPSNTTNAGISIASTRCLDKGGLPAFDRIQKIECQITLENIQVNVTGSLDAVETEKLASSTQILTSRPERLTASNITSAAQIVNTILSNSVNITEGTAVAAVTTISQLLTADPKKFPKQSNATVRLTQNLEKFSANPNNNFSLVVQPRLVVQTTRVQSAQTAGIQFSALSGTSNNFTTNRIQLKTNMSEMSDTEIPSDVQIFIRLPDQLHKNSNINVGFVLYENDLLFRSRAFQPSLNSRRMVISGTLGYFKAEHVTLRFLPMNVSNKSLHDFACVFWDYSLNDWSTVGCSKANLSTGSLQCTCNHTTNFAVLMSFREDHKYAETLSVISMVGCSLSILGLILTVIFQIITRKSRKSAPTILLVNICVCMTMFYFLFLFGIENPNSSLKRDSSVSEKNVIPPSDLHQDPDRGPCTALTALMQYFLLATFTWNTLYAVHIFFLIKKTLSRPPSRVLLVSLVTGWGLPAVVVAISLGVAYRVDNPLGYRREEFCWLEALNQDGKFDFGKPMFWGFLLPVAVMLLLNTAVLIYFGFATCKKDPLLNSTANTSMKKTFLSSFSLGVLLGLTWVLGYLVLSTEGTTSYVFSILFCVCNTTQGLQIFILFTVRTASFRKTFRSVTSSMSLPEMALHREKYTLWKKSGSQELSRSTDADQSVGTFLQADTYV; encoded by the exons CAAACTTCTGTAATAAGACTATTTTGGAAGGCTTTGAGTTCCAACAAACTGTAATTGGTTGGCCTGCCTACTCCTCAGAGACGTGTCCATCAAATACAACCAATG CTGGTATTTCCATAGCTTCAACTAGATGCTTGGACAAGGGTGGACTGCCAGCATTTGACCGCATTCAGAAAATTGAATGCCAAATAACCCTTGAAAATATCCAAGTCAAT GTGACTGGTTCTTTGGATGCAGTGGAAACAGAGAAGCTAGCAAGCAGTACACAGATCCTGACCTCCAGGCCAGAACGGCTGACGGCCTCAAACATTACGTCTGCAGCACAAATTGTAAACACCATCCTGTCCAACAGTGTCAACATAACAGAG GGGACAGCTGTGGCTGCTGTGACAACAATTAGTCAGTTACTAACTGCTGATCCTAAAAAATTTCCTAAACAAAGCAATGCCACTGTAAG GCTAACACAAAACCTGGAAAAATTTTCAGCAAATCCAAATAATAATTTCTCATTGGTGGTTCAGCCCAGACTAGTAGTTCAGACTACTCGGGTGCAAAGTGCCCAGACAGCAGGCATTCAGTTCAGTGCACTCTCAG GCACATCAAATAACTTCACAACTAACAGAATACAACTCAAGACCaacatgtcagaaatgtcagaTACTGAAATTCCCTCTGATGTCCAGATTTTCATCAGACTTCCAG ATCAGTTACATAAGAATTCAAACATCAACGTTGGTTTTGTGCTCTATGAGAATGACCTCCTCTTCAGGTCAAGAGCCTTTCAGCCTTCACTTAACTCCAGAAGGATGGTGATCTCTGGAACTTTAGGGTATTTTAAAGCCGAACATGTGACCTTGCGGTTCCTACCCATG AATGTGTCCAATAAGTCCCTGCATGACTTTGCCTGTGTGTTCTGGGACTACAGCCTAAATGACTGGAGCACTGTAGGATGCTCCAAAGCCAACCTCTCGACGGGCTCTCTCCAGTGTACCTGTAACCACACCACTAACTTTGCTGTTCTGATG TCTTTTAGGGAGGACCATAAATATGCTGAGACACTGAGTGTGATCAGTATGGTGGGGTGCTCTTTGTCAATACTGGGGCTGATATTAACTGTGATTTTCCAGATTATTACCAG GAAGTCCAGGAAGAGCGCTCCCACAATCCTCCTGGTtaacatctgtgtgtgcatgaccaTGTTCTACTTCCTCTTCCTGTTTGGAATTGAGAACCCCAACAGCAGCTTGAAGAGGGACTCCAGTGTGTCAGAGAAAAACGTCATCCCGCCCTCTGACCTCCATCAGGATCCTGACAGAGGGCCCTGCACTGCCCTCACAGCCCTGATGCAGTACTTCCTGTTAGCCACATTCACCTGGAACACCCTCTACGCAGTGCACATATTCTTTCTCATAAAAAAAACCCTATCACGCCCACCAAGCAGAGTCCTCCTGGTTTCCTTAGTAACAGGATGGG gACTTCCTGCTGTTGTGGTTGCAATCTCATTGGGAGTGGCCTACAGGGTGGATAATCCTTTGGGCTATAGACGGGAAGAGTT CTGTTGGCTTGAGGCTCTGAATCAAGATGGGAAGTTTGACTTTGGAAAGCCAATGTTTTGGGGCTTTTTGCTTCCAGTAGCTGTAATGCTACTTTTGAATACAGCAGTGCTGATATACTTCGGATTTGCAACATGCAAGAAGGATCCCCTGTTAAACAG CACTGCAAACACTTCAATGAAGAAGACGTTCCTGAGCAGCTTCTCTCTGGGGGTTCTGCTGGGCCTTACTTGGGTTCTGGGCTATCTGGTTCTCTCTACAGAGGGCACCACAAGTTACGTCTTCAGCATCTTATTCTGTGTGTGCAATACCACCCAG GGATTACAGATATTCATTTTATTCACGGTGAGGACAGCCTCCTTCAGGAAAACATTCCGCTCTGTCACAAGCTCCATGTCTCTTCCTGAGATGGCACTTCACAGAGAGAAGTACACTCTGTGGAAAAAGAGTGGTTCACAGGAGTTGTCAAGGAGTACAGATGCAGACCAGTCTGTAGGGACTTTCTTACAGGCCGATACATACGTCTAA